Genomic segment of Streptomyces sp. NBC_01210:
CGGATGGTGATGTCCAGCAGCGGCTCCGCGAGCCGCACCACCCTTTCCTCGTCGGTGTGCCCGACCACCAGGGCGCGCTCGCCGTCCTCGAGGATCTCCTTGAGGGTGACGATGTCCCCGGCACGCTCGTACTCCATGGCCTCGACCACGTTGAGCGCCTCGTTGAGCATGACTTCCTGGCCGCGCCGGAGCTCGTCGAGCTCGACGCTGGGGCTCACATTCACCCGGAGCTTGCGGCCCCCGGTGAAGATGTCACATGTGCCGTCCTCATTCGCCTGCAGGAAGACACCGAAGCCGGCCGGCGGCTGTGCGAGCCGGTCGACCTCCTCCTTGAGGGCCACGATCTGGTCGCGGGCCTCGCGGAGTGTGTTGGCGAGCCGCTCGTTCTGTGCGGACACGCCGGCCAGGTTGGTCTGCAACTCGACGATCCGCTCTTCGAGAATCCTCGTATGACGCGGAGAGTCGGCGAGCTTGCGGCGCAGGACGGCGATTTCCTGCTCGAGATAGGCAACCTGGCCGGCTGGGTCTTCAGACCCCCGCCCCGGCCGGATGCCGCGGTTGATGTCGTCGTCGTGGGCTGCCACGGTCCTCACCTCCTCCAAGGGGAGCTGGACGCTTCCTGACCCTACCTGCGTGGGTGATGATTGAAACCCCTAGATCACAAAGACGGTAGGGGTGTGTCCGATCTTCACCCTTGCGCTCTCCCTTACGCCAGAGGAATACCCACCCAACAACATCGGAAAGCGGGCGGAGGTATCGTCGAAGCGTTCAACACCCGTCAGGGCTGGCACGACTTGCTTCACATTGCTACACCCGACGAAGGAAACGGCAGGAGATATGACCGTGCAGGACGAGGCCCCCACGGAAGGCGTCGGGGAGGCTCTGGAGGTCTGGATCGACCAGGACCTCTGCACAGGGGACGGGATCTGCGCCCAGTACGCCCCGGAGGTCTTCGAGCTCGACATCGACGGGCTCGCCTACGTGAAGAGCACCGAAGACGAACTGCTCCAGAACCCGGGCGCCACAACGCCCGTACCCCTGCCGTTGCTGAGGGATGTCGTGGACTCCGCGAAGGAGTGCCCGGGCGACTGTATCCACGTACGTCGCGTTTCGGACAGGGTCGAGGTCTACGGACCCGACGCAGAGTGACGGATCACACACCGCGCGCTTCGGCAGGGGCGGTGCGTACGAACTTCCCGCCCTTCCACTGCCACTTGACCTTCTCCTGCTTGTCCGGGCAGCAGCTCGGGACATCGGGCGAGGAGTAGCCGAGCAGCGTCGCCGTGACCGCTCCGTCACGTACAGCGAAGTCGCCGACGCTCTGCTTCTGCACGGGCTCGAGCAGCGTCGCGACGACGCGCGGGCCCGTCCCATTGCCCCGGGTCAGTACGAAGATGGCACTCGGCGGGGTGCCGGAGCCTGCGTCGCAGCGGGCCACCACCACGGTCTCGGGGCTGCCGTCGCCGTCGAGATCGCCCGAGGCCTTCTTGGTCACCACACTTTTGGCGCCGCCGCACTCCAGCGGAAGCTGCACTCCCGCGGGGTCGGGCGCCGGGGCTGCGGCGGTGCTGATCTGCGGCTGCGAGCCCGGCTGGGACGCGGTGGCGGCCTTGGGCTGCAGCAGCCCGGCGGCCGCGACGACCGCTGCCATCGCCGTCGCGGTGGCGAGCCAGTGCACCGGGCGGGCGTCGGTGTGCGCGAGGTCCGGGACGGCGGAGGTCTGCACGCGGGATGTCTCCTGGGAAGGCGGTACCGGCGGGGAGTCAGCGACGGGAGGAAGTCTGCATCGTGCCATACGTCACAGCGGGTGCGGAACAGTGGGGTCCGTAACTCTCACGTATAGACACCGACGTACACACGGTGTGGAGATGGTCAACGCGATGACGCCGCCGCCGAGTTCTCCGTGGTGTCACGGGAACTTGGCGGCGGCGTCGGTGCGTTGTGCGGGGGTCAGCCCTTGTTGGGGCCTTCGTAGTCATCGCCGTAGGCACCCTTGGCGGGGCGACGGCGGCGCATCGGGGGCTCCACACCGTCGGCGAGACGGCGGGCGGTGACGAGGAAGCCGGTGTGGCCGATCATCCGGTGGTCCGGGCGGACGGCCAGTCCTTCGACATGCCAGTTGCGGATCATCGACTCCCAGGGCTGCGGCTCGGCGAAGCATCCGATCTCACGGATGGACTCGACGGTGCGCGCGAGCTGGGTGGTGGTCGCGACGTAGCAGCAGAGGATGCCGCCGGGGACGAGCGCCTTGGAGACGGCCTCCAGGCACTCCCAGGGGGCGAGCATGTCCAGGATGACGCGGTCGACGTCGGCGTCGGTCAGGTTGTCCTGGAGGTCGCCGACGGTGAGCTGCCAGGCAGGGTGCGGGCCGCCGAAGTAGCGCTCCACATTCTGCTGGGCGATCTCGGCGAAGTCCTCGCGGCGCTCGTAGGAGTGCAGCATGCCGTGGTCGCCGATGGCGCGCAGCAGGAAGGCACTGAGCGAGCCGGAGCCCACCCCAGCCTCGACGACGCGAGCGCCGGCGAAGATGTCGGCGAAGGCCAGGATCTGCCCCGCGTCCTTGGGGTAGACCACGGCGGCGCCGCGGGGCATGGACAGGACATAGTCGGGGAGCAGGGGGCGCAGCGCGAGGTAGGCGACGTTTCCCGTGGTACGGACAACACTGCCCTCGGGAGCCCCGATCAGCTCGTCGTGCGGGAAGGAACCCTTGTGGGTGTGGAAATTCTTCCCGGCCTCGAGCGTGAACGTGTAGTGGCGTCCCTTGGGGTCGGTGAGCTGGACCTGGTCCCCGACCTTGAAGGGCCCGCGTCGGCGGGCGGCACCGGTCGGTTCGGACATGTGAACAGCCTACCGGGCCGAGCCGGGCCCCGATGACCACGTGAAGCCTGCCGGACGGCCTCGCCCTGGCGAGCCCGGGCGCGGTTCCTGGCCCCTGGGACCCTGCCCCGGCCGCGCGGCCCGTGGTTCCTGGCGACCCCACCCCGGCCGCCTGGCGAGTGAGCCGAGCCCGTGGGCCTGGCCCGCCCCGAGCGCTCCCTGAGCGCTCACCTCTGCGGCGAGTGAGCCGAAGGGGGCGCGCGGGTGTCGAAAGGGAGCGCGCGCGGAGGCCGCGAGGAACGAGCGGTCGAGCACGGTGGACCGTCGACAGACGCTAAAGGCGCCCCGGAGGCGAACCGAGCCTCCGAGAAGGGGAGAACCGAGCTCTAAGAAGACGCAGGCCGGGCCATGGCGGCGACGAAGGCGCGCTCGACATCTGCCGTGGACAGGACGCCGTAGATCTCGCCCGTCTCCTCGACCACCAGGTACTCCGTCGCCGGCGAGGCCCTGAGCCTGTCGAGGAGCGCCTCGCCGGCCAGTTCGGCCGAGACTTTCATGCCCTCGGTGAGTTCCTGTGCGAGGCCGCTGACGGCGACCCAGGGGCGGCGGTGTTCGGGGACTCCGACGATGGCTGTCTCGCGGACCAGGGCCTTCGGGTCGCCATGGCCGTCGACGACGACCAGTGCGCGGGCGCCGGCCTCGTTGGCGCGGCGCAGGGCCTCGGAGAGCGGGGTGTCGGACTCGACAGGAACGGCGCGCCTGGTGAGCGTACGGGCCTCGAGCTCCGGGAGGTGTTCACGCAGCCGCGCCATCCGCAGGCTGTTGCCGGCCCCGGTCCAGATGATCGCGGCGAGGATCGCGGCGAGCAGCGCGTCGGTGACGGTCTCCATGCCGCCGATGTCCTCGGTGGCATTGCCGAGCGCTCCGGTGTGGGTGAGGAGCGGCAGGCCGATGAGGACGGTGACGGCCAGCGCCCGGCCGACCCAGGCGGCGGCGATCGTGCCCGACATCGGCTTGCCGGTGATCTTCCAGACGACGGCGCGCAGCATCCGGCCGCCGTCCAGCGGCAGGCCGGGCAGCAGGTTGAACGCGGCGACGATGAGGTTGGAGATCATCAGGCCGGCGAGCAGCACACCGGGGACGGTGCCCGGCTCGACGGCCTTCACCCCCAGATAGAAGACGCCGGACAGGACGAGGGAGAGCAGCGGCCCGACGAAGGCGAGGATGAACTCCCGGCCCGGGGTCTCGGAGTCCTTCTCGATCTCCGAGACGCCGCCGAAGAACTGGAGCTGGATGCGGCGCACCGGCAGTTTGAAGCGCAGCGCGGCGATCGTGTGCGCCAGTTCGTGGACGAGTACGGAGGCGTAGAAGGCGACCGCGAAGAAGAGGGAGACGAGATAGCGGACGCCGCCGAGTTCGGGGAGCACCCGGTCGAGCTGGCCGCCGAACACCCAGGTGATGAGGGCGGCGACGATGAACCAGCTGGGGGCGACGTAGACAGGCACCCCGAAGGGACGGCCCATGAGGATTCCGCCGCCGGGGCCGTCGGAGCGCCGCGGCTTGGCTCCGCCGGGGTTCCCTCCCCCCGTTCCGGACTGCGGCCTCTCGCGATCACCGCTCGTGTCGTCCTCGTTCACGGGTTCCCTTCGTTGCGGAGTACGTCGCTCGCTCGGTCATCTCGGTCATCTCGATCATGCATCTCGATCATGCAGTGCGCAGCGTCTGACGTCGATGGTATTCCGCTCGCTGTCAGTGGCGGGCCGTAGGGTCTGAGTCATGAGTACGAGCCAGCAGCCCACATCGCTGTCGCCGTCGCGGGCGAGCGACTTCATGCAGTGCCCCCTGCTGTACCGGTTTCGGGTGATCGACAGGCTGCCGGAGAAGCCCAGTGAGGCAGCTACCCGCGGCACGTTGGTCCACGCGGTGCTGGAGCGGCTCTTCGACGCCCCGGCGGCTGAGCGTACGGCTCCGCGCGCCAAGGCGCTGATCCCGGGCCAGTGGGACCGGCTGCTCGAGACAAAGCCGGAGCTCGGTGAGCTGTTCGCCGAGGATGCCGACGGCGTGCGGCTGGCGGGCTGGCTGGGCGAGGCGGAACGGCTGGTCGAGCGGTGGTTCTCGCTGGAGGACCCGACCCGGCTCGAGCCCGCCGAGCGGGAGATGTTCGTCGAGACGGAGCTGGAGTCGGGGCTGCGGCTGCGCGGCGTCATCGACCGGGTCGATGTCGCGCCCACCGGCGAGGTGCGGATCGTCGACTACAAGACGGGCAAGGCCCCGCGTCCTGAGTACAGCGAGGGCGCGCTGTTCCAGATGAAGTTCTACGCCCTGGTGATCTGGAGGCTGAAGGACGTGGTGCCGCGTCGGCTGCAGCTCGTTTATCTGGGCAGCGGCGATGTGCTGACGTACGACCCGGTCCCGGCGGACCTGGAGCGTATGGAGCGCAAGCTGCTGGCGCTCTGGGACGCGATCAAGCAGGCGACCGAGACGGGCGACTGGCGGCCGCGGCCGACCAAGCTGTGCGGGTGGTGCGACCACCAGGAAGTCTGTCCGGAATTCGGCGGCACTCCCCCGGTTTATCCGCTGAGCATTTCCCCGACCGTATCGGCGGAGGATGGCCAGGGCAGAATGGGCCCGGTCTAAACGAAGGAGTACCCGTGGCTATCCGCGTCCTACTGGTCGACGACCAACCGCTGCTGCGTACCGGCTTCCGGATGATTCTGGAGGCGGAGCAGGACATCGCGGTCGTCGGCGAGGCCGGGGACGGCCTCCAGGCTCTGGACCAGGTGCGGGCGCTGCAGCCCGATGTGGTGCTGATGGACATCCGGATGCCGCGGATGGACGGGGTCGAGGCGACCCGGCAGATCACCGGGCCCGGCCGGGACGGTCCGGCCAAGGTGCTGGTGCTGACCACCTTCGACCTCGATGAGTATGTGGTGGAGGCGCTGCGCGCCGGCGCCAGCGGCTTCCTGCTCAAGGACGCGCCCGCCGATGAGCTGGTGCAGGCGATCCGGGTGGTCGCGGCGGGCGAGGCGATGCTGGCGCCGAGCATCACCCGCAGGCTGCTCGACAAGTACGCGGACCATCTGCCGTCCGGCGACGAGCCGGCCCCCAACACGCTGAACACGCTGACCGAGCGTGAGGTGGAGGTGCTCAAGCTCGTCGCGCGGGGCCTGTCCAACGCCGAGATCGCCGCGGACCTCTTCGTCAGCGAGACCACCGTCAAGACACATGTGGGCCATGTCCTGACGAAGCTGAGCCTGCGCGACCGCGTACAGGCCGCGGTGTACGCGTACGAGAGCGGTCTGGTGCGCCCCGGCGCGCAGTAGGTCACCGGGGGAAGAGCAAGCGGCGGCGGGCTGATGCCCGCCGCCGCTTGTCTATCCGGATACCGCGGGGGTCATGCGGTGCCGCGACCCAGCTCCCAGAGCTGCAGGTCGGAGCTGGAGTTGAGCACCCGCTCGACGCCGGTGACACCGACGTGGGCGGCGACGTACTGCTTGCCCTGCCACAGCGGCAGCACCGGGACGTCGTTCGCGACGATGTCCTGCATCTGGGTGAAGGCCTTGGACGCGGCGGTGCGGTCCGCGGAGCGCCGCGACTGCGGGATGAGGTCGCGGACCACGGTGCTGACGTACGGGGTGTTGAGGAAGTTGCCCTTGTCCAGGAACGGGGCGATGTAGTTGTCGGGGTCCGGGAAGTCGGGGAACCAGCCCAGTCCGTAGACCGCGTAGTCACCGTGCTTCTGGGCGGGCCGGAACTTCGACCACTCGGCGCCCTCGACGGTGACGTCGAAGAGCTTGGTGGCGTTCAGCTGGTTCTTGAGCGCCTCGAACTCCTTGGCCGTACCGGCACCGTAGTGGTCGGTCGTGTAGTGGAGCTTCAGCTTCACCGGAGTGGTGATGTCGGCGGCGCTGAGGATCTCCGCGGCCTTGCTGCGGCTCGGCTCGCCGTACTTGTTGTAGAAGGAGTTGGTGTGCGCGGCGATGCTCGTCGGGATGAGCGAGTAGAGCGGCTCCGCGGTGGAGCCGTACACCTCGCCGGCGATGTGACCGCGGTCGACGACCGCCGCCATGGCCTGCCGGACCGCCTTGTTCTTCACCGACGGATCGTTGGTGTTGAAGCCGAGGTAGCGGATCTCCAGACCCGGCATCTCGGTGAGCTCGATGTCCTTCTTGGGGTTCTCGGACAGATCCTTGATCTGCTCGGGCGACATCGCGCGGGTCATGACGTCGATGTCCCCGTCCTCCAGCGCCTTGCCCATGGAGGCGGCGTCCGGGAACGACCGCAGCTCGACCTTGTCGTTGAGGAGCTTGAGGTCGCCCTGGTACTTGGGGTTCTTGGTGAAGACGACCCTGGAGATGTTCTCGCCCTTGGTCTC
This window contains:
- a CDS encoding site-2 protease family protein, with protein sequence MNEDDTSGDRERPQSGTGGGNPGGAKPRRSDGPGGGILMGRPFGVPVYVAPSWFIVAALITWVFGGQLDRVLPELGGVRYLVSLFFAVAFYASVLVHELAHTIAALRFKLPVRRIQLQFFGGVSEIEKDSETPGREFILAFVGPLLSLVLSGVFYLGVKAVEPGTVPGVLLAGLMISNLIVAAFNLLPGLPLDGGRMLRAVVWKITGKPMSGTIAAAWVGRALAVTVLIGLPLLTHTGALGNATEDIGGMETVTDALLAAILAAIIWTGAGNSLRMARLREHLPELEARTLTRRAVPVESDTPLSEALRRANEAGARALVVVDGHGDPKALVRETAIVGVPEHRRPWVAVSGLAQELTEGMKVSAELAGEALLDRLRASPATEYLVVEETGEIYGVLSTADVERAFVAAMARPASS
- a CDS encoding ABC transporter substrate-binding protein, yielding MNRKTLVLPAVVGLLAPVLVACGGTDGGSGGGGAIVVGTTDQFTATADAPAPLDPAYAYDTGAWNVLRQTIQTLMHAPRGGGEPVPDAAQSCSFTDNASESYRCKLRSGLQFADGTPITADDVKFSIERVRDIDADNGTAALLANIDTIEANGDEVAFHLSTPDATFPYKLSTPAAGIVSKKHYEGKKLRDGFQVDGSGPYTMKTETKGENISRVVFTKNPKYQGDLKLLNDKVELRSFPDAASMGKALEDGDIDVMTRAMSPEQIKDLSENPKKDIELTEMPGLEIRYLGFNTNDPSVKNKAVRQAMAAVVDRGHIAGEVYGSTAEPLYSLIPTSIAAHTNSFYNKYGEPSRSKAAEILSAADITTPVKLKLHYTTDHYGAGTAKEFEALKNQLNATKLFDVTVEGAEWSKFRPAQKHGDYAVYGLGWFPDFPDPDNYIAPFLDKGNFLNTPYVSTVVRDLIPQSRRSADRTAASKAFTQMQDIVANDVPVLPLWQGKQYVAAHVGVTGVERVLNSSSDLQLWELGRGTA
- a CDS encoding response regulator transcription factor, producing the protein MAIRVLLVDDQPLLRTGFRMILEAEQDIAVVGEAGDGLQALDQVRALQPDVVLMDIRMPRMDGVEATRQITGPGRDGPAKVLVLTTFDLDEYVVEALRAGASGFLLKDAPADELVQAIRVVAAGEAMLAPSITRRLLDKYADHLPSGDEPAPNTLNTLTEREVEVLKLVARGLSNAEIAADLFVSETTVKTHVGHVLTKLSLRDRVQAAVYAYESGLVRPGAQ
- a CDS encoding tRNA (adenine-N1)-methyltransferase — translated: MSEPTGAARRRGPFKVGDQVQLTDPKGRHYTFTLEAGKNFHTHKGSFPHDELIGAPEGSVVRTTGNVAYLALRPLLPDYVLSMPRGAAVVYPKDAGQILAFADIFAGARVVEAGVGSGSLSAFLLRAIGDHGMLHSYERREDFAEIAQQNVERYFGGPHPAWQLTVGDLQDNLTDADVDRVILDMLAPWECLEAVSKALVPGGILCCYVATTTQLARTVESIREIGCFAEPQPWESMIRNWHVEGLAVRPDHRMIGHTGFLVTARRLADGVEPPMRRRRPAKGAYGDDYEGPNKG
- a CDS encoding ferredoxin; the encoded protein is MTVQDEAPTEGVGEALEVWIDQDLCTGDGICAQYAPEVFELDIDGLAYVKSTEDELLQNPGATTPVPLPLLRDVVDSAKECPGDCIHVRRVSDRVEVYGPDAE
- a CDS encoding RecB family exonuclease, which gives rise to MSTSQQPTSLSPSRASDFMQCPLLYRFRVIDRLPEKPSEAATRGTLVHAVLERLFDAPAAERTAPRAKALIPGQWDRLLETKPELGELFAEDADGVRLAGWLGEAERLVERWFSLEDPTRLEPAEREMFVETELESGLRLRGVIDRVDVAPTGEVRIVDYKTGKAPRPEYSEGALFQMKFYALVIWRLKDVVPRRLQLVYLGSGDVLTYDPVPADLERMERKLLALWDAIKQATETGDWRPRPTKLCGWCDHQEVCPEFGGTPPVYPLSISPTVSAEDGQGRMGPV